Genomic segment of Candidatus Neomarinimicrobiota bacterium:
CAGCCTTTTATTACAGCCGGTGTGATCATGGCCATTTCCGGACTGGTCGCTTTCCGGGATAGCCGGTGGATATCGGCCCTTATCGGAGCCGCAATCATCTCAGGCTTTCTGTTTTTGGCGGGTCTATTTGGGAAAGCCCTTTTTAAAAAAGACAGCATGGGATCCGGTGATGTGCTGCTGGGTATTGTAATCGGACTTTTTCTGGGATGGGAACTATCTCTTATGATGCTATTTTTGACTTTTTTCTCCGCCGCCGTGATTCTGCTGATTCTCATGGCCATGAAACGGGTCCGGGCCGGGGTGCAGGTGCCTTTTGGTCCCTTTATGGCCATCGGTGCCGTTCTGTCCCTCTTTTTTGGTCATTTTTTAATTGATATGTATATGACCTATGTTTGGATTTAATCAGGAGTAGAACATGCCAGCCATCAAAATGAAAAAACCCTTGGGACAACTCTTGCTTGACAGCAGGAAGATTACCCAGGAACAGTTAAATGAAGCCTTGAGATATCAGAGCGAAAATGGAGTATACTTTGGAAAAGCCCTCATCGAACTGGGGTATATCAGCGATCAGGACCTGACGCAGTTTCTGGCGGAGCAGATGGATATCCCCTTTGTCAAACTGGATGATTTAACCATTGATAAAGAGATTATCCGCCTGGTCCCGGAAGAAATGGCCAGGAAATATCAGATTGTTCCCCTCTTTAAGATCGGGGGCCAGCTCAGTGTGGCTACTGCCGACCCCCTGA
This window contains:
- a CDS encoding prepilin peptidase, whose amino-acid sequence is MNITWMGLMISALAGLALGSFANVVIYRVPREKSIVKPRSTCVSCGQQIPWYDNIPILSYLILGGKCRFCKSTISSRYPLVEFLTTFLFMAVYWKFGLSIEAVWYMSLMFVLIITAFVDLDYLIIPQPFITAGVIMAISGLVAFRDSRWISALIGAAIISGFLFLAGLFGKALFKKDSMGSGDVLLGIVIGLFLGWELSLMMLFLTFFSAAVILLILMAMKRVRAGVQVPFGPFMAIGAVLSLFFGHFLIDMYMTYVWI